In Centroberyx gerrardi isolate f3 chromosome 7, fCenGer3.hap1.cur.20231027, whole genome shotgun sequence, the sequence atacagtcCAGTTTGGTTGTAAATGactgtttgtgtattttattcACATGTATGCCTGTTTCTTTTTACATCTCCAGAGCTGGTGGAACCTGTGGCCTCTCGGTTACGGTACAGTCTCTCTGACCGCCGGCGTCTCTTCATGTGAAGGACAGACAGCTCAGGAGACGTTCAACACTTAATCACTAGtcataattacattttgactgGTGAAAGTGAAAATTTGTATTACAACTAGTCAGAATGATGAAATAAGATATCCACCAGCCATTTTGACTAGTCAGAATTACATTATGGATATGTTGATTGGAACTAATGACTAGTTGAAAATTAATAGTGATTAAATTTTAAACTGCTTGTTGTGGTCTTTCATTAAGACACTGTACTGTAACTCGCCTGTACTGTACATATAAACATGTTAACGTGGTAACTGTGGGACGACCTGCAGAAGTTGGCCCCCGACCCGCTCAAGGGTCCCGAGCCAGAGTTTTACGTCCTCTGTTTCAGAATGACACCTGTGAGAAGAGGGCAGCATCAGTCTGTTTTCTGTTAATGGGGTTACTGTGTACTGTAAAATATGACAAGTTACGTTTTAAAACCCAGGATGGTTAAAATAATAagattaataataaaaatacaaaaaagcaacatgaacatgtttttttcaaacCTCCCTGCCCATGCTGAAGTACTGACTGTAAAGGCTGGATGAACActtcaaaaacaaagaaagcagaAGGAAAAATAGAAGAGTGTTTGTGGTTCTTCCTCCAGACAGTGTTTTTATATTGGGGTTTTGAAAGCAGATATACATCAGGAAATCTTACATGCTTTTTCTCACAGTATCAaacaaaaatatacaatattacACTATATACAGTCAGTTCCAAGTATACACAATCCACAGTATTTGacaaaatatacaatatttCACTATACACAGTCAATTACAGTATACACAATAGAATaatataagaataagaataatatatcaataataatatataataatacaagAACAGAATAATAGCAATGTGCAACAGTAGTGATTGGTGGCCCCAGGGGTTGAGGGGCGGGACATGGCGGGTGGGAGGGTTCATTACCTGGGAGGGGGAGTTTGTAAGAGAGTAGTAGagctgttgtgttgctgtgttggcTGTTAAATAAAAGCCAAGTTGGCAACTGGAGATACTCATTGTGGACAACTGGTTCCTGCTGGGGTCATtacaatatgtatatatataaagagGAAGCTGAGGTGGTTGCTGGCCCAGGTCACCAGAGAAATAAACATTCGGCCGAGCTCACACAGAGCCCAGAAAGTAGTTAGtacatgaaataatgaataattttaCGACCAACATTTCTGAACCCTCAACTAAGGTTTCATTCCCAAGTGCTCCACACTCGCTCAGGGATAAAAGAGCTTCTCCAGAGTAACAACAATCACTCTTcaccaaacacaccaaataATTCCATTTGCAATTGAatgtgttgccatgacaacaaacaTCTCTGAATATAGTCGACAAATTGAAGGAGTTCCAAACTTTGTGACATCCTCATGTCATTGCCATTCTACAGGCaattggatttattttttcttatttattttcttcaatCTTTTCTTCAATCTTCTGCctcactcatttttttttccatttttcaacATGTTCCttaatattattattctattataCAATGGCATGTAATTTTAACCacatatattcatattcattataAACAATagttaatttgatttttttctggcTTCCTATTACAAACAATGCAATATCCTTGGCTCATATGGTTTCAAATCAAATGAACTTTTTTATAAAATGCTTTGAAACAACAGAGGCAGTGTTATGAACAAAGAAAGTGGAAGAAAGAAGATTAACAAAAGCAATACAAGATACAATACAGAGCAATACAAAATCCAGACAGTTAAAAGACTCGGAGAACAGGTAAGTCTTTAGCCTGTTGTTAAAAAGGGTAAGGACTGGGCTGACCTAATGTAGAGGGGGAGATTTTGTGAGCCAGTACTGCAAAGGCACGGTCGCCTTTGTGAACTGACATTGATCTCAACACCAACAAATGCCCCAGGTCAGATCACCTAAGGGATTTGGAGGAGTCGATCACAGTCGCTCAGAGATGTAGTCTGGGGCTAGACCATGTAaggctttaaaaacaaacagaaacattttaaaCATGATTAAAGTTCAATTGACAAGGTAGAGATATAAAAAGGTTGGTAAATTGTGATACCAATAAAGAATTCATAAAGGAGATCTTGTCATACAGTGTAAATGTCTTCACACATCCATGGCTGTAATATCTTATTCAATGTAAGCAGTTtattgttaaaatgtattgtatctCCCGGAATCTGAATACCAATATATTAACTTTGTCCTTTTCAAAACCCCAAGCCTAAGTATGGCACAACTTtcattattgtgtttgtttcaaAACACTCAATGAGGACTTATTAAGATAAGTGTTGGGGACATAATGAGAAATATGTATCATCTGCAGTATagatacttttatttttatgccCTAATActtcaatattattatttaaagcATAGCCTTAATTTCAAGCAGTCGTCTCATATTGTTCCTAATGTAACAAGCATGTAAAAATCCTGACTCATCATGGTGGATAACACCACTTAGTACCTTATTTATTCTGTATGCATTTTGGCAATATTTTGGCATCATAAAATTGGAGCGTGATTGGGCTCCAGTCCAGATATTTTCCATCgtttcctcttcccctctcactccttccaaaaagaaaaacagcaattgAGTTATTTATGTCCAAATTACTGAAAATAAGCTGCATCAAATGCAGTTTTTCATAGATTAAGTGGTTATTAATAATAAGCCAACAATaaatataacaacaaaacaaacacaatctgtGATTAGCTGCAACCAGTTTGGTGCTTGCTAAATTGCCAAATCTGCCAAACAAGTAAACAGTGGAAGTTTGGACGGTGGTAAAGTTGGGCACAATGATCAGCGCTTGGTGTAATTACTTATAGAACGTAATTTAGAGGCTGTTCGGCAGTGCAgtaaggaaggaaagggaaaagtGGACAGTGCAATTAACAAACCTACACTGTCTGACtcaggatttgaacccaggtctCCAGCATTGCAACCTTTACCAAGTGTAATACCAAAAGTACTGTAATAAACCCAGACCTGAAGGTAGGGGGCAGTATAGTGAAGTAAAGGAGGTAACGCTGCCACCACCTTTGATTAACCCATCTGGTCCGGTGTCAGAGCCCAAGAAATAATCACAGCCACAACCAAAATTAGAAAGACAAGGAATACTTTATTGAATATACTAAAATTCATATAAACCTTCAAAAAGGCACTCAAGCCACCTGTACGGCCACCTGGAAGCTtaatctaccccccccccccgtggaCTACAGgctacactgcacacacactcagcaaaaCACCACACATGATCGTGGCCTACACCACCTTTTAAGAGTTACACTGCCTCCACACACGGGCCAAAAGGGCCAGATGACAATTATTCCACTGCAAACAAATGGCTGTTGGGACTAGTGGTCAAGTAAGTTATAACATGCAATGCACTGCATATGTAATGGGTCGTGTCTATCTGTGGACTTATGGTGTCCCCTTATGTTTATGGTGCAGGAAGGACGGCGTGACCACACAGGACTTGCTCTCACTCTGgttctctctttattctggagctggtacaaaaatcagcaacacacaATCGTCATGAACAGTGTGTTATGCAACTGCAAGCATTCAGATCTGTGTAACAAAGAGTAGAAAAATTACTATCTAAAATAATTACTAGAAAACATTATGGCCGGGAGCAAGCCAGCAAGTGcatggctagctaactagcaagacTAGGAGAGAAGGAACCCTATCTATGCAGTTGCGCTATTAACCCACCAGGTGGCTCTAAAACTACACATATGTAAGACAAACATATCAATTCTGTAGAAATTCATAATAGAGGTTATTTCTAACTCTGTTACACATATAAAATGTCTATATAGTAAGGCATAGACCTAGCTCCGCCCACTGGCAGTCTACAGCCCCCCAGCAGCCCAGATCCTCTTTAGCCTATAATTAAAGAACTAGAcatacaacagacagacaagccaTTTAAATGTCACATGATAAAAAGCACTTTCCTGCCGTCAGATGACAACACCCTCCCATAGCGCCGGGGAGAGAACGGCGAGCacagtttagttagtttagttagttacGGGAGTAAGGCAGCATCCCCCTCCACCTGCCGGCAGACTGTCCCCCTGTCCCCCTGTCCCCCTGGCTCCCTGGCTCCCTGGCTCCCTGTCCCCCTGTCCCCCTCGCTCCCTGGCTCCCTGTCCCCCTGTCCCCCTGTCCCCCTGTCCCCCTGGCTCCCTGTCCCCCTGTCCCCCTGGCTCCCTGGCTCCCTGTCCCCCTGGCTCCCTGTCCCCCTGTCCCCCTGGCTCCCTGGCTCCCTGTCCCCCTGGCTCCCTGTCCCCCTGGCTCCCTGTCCCCCTGGCTCCCTGTCCCCCTGTCCCCCTGTCCCCCTGGCTCCCTGGCTCCCTGTCCCCCTGGCTCCCTGTCCCCCTGGCTCCCTGTCCCCCTGTCCCCCTGGCTCCCTGTCCCCCTGTCCCCCTGGCTCCCTGTCCCCCTGGCTCCCTGGCTCCCTGTCCCCCTCGCTCCCTGGCTCCCTGTCCCCCTGTCCCCCTGGCTCCCTGTCCCCCTGTCCCCCTGGCAGCCCGGGAGACAGGACAGCTCATTAGCCCAAAGTACTGCACAGGAGCAGGGATGGATGGAGCATTCAGCGGTTTATTCTGTAatagtgggacacacacacacacacacacacacacacacacacacaacacacagtgaTGGCGAAATGAAGCTTTCTGAAGCATTACAGTTTTCCGACACACTGGGTCGAAAATGGGTTCAGCACTCGAAGCTTCATATGAGATGAGACATATCGCCTCTACTAGTGAACAGAGTGTAGCACAGTAAACCAGACGACTAGTAACAGCTTTATAGTCTGTGAGCCCTCCTGTAGGTCACTGGTCAGTATAGTGAACAGAGGGAGCTTTAGCCCGCCCACACGGtaggcccgggttcgattccacACATGTGAAAATGCGTGTGCATGaatctgtgtttttcagtggtTCAAACTTCATAATAAAATAGTGAGAGTGAATATTTTTTGATAATTAACGCAAGGACAGAAGAACAAAAGGGATAAATAAAGACAACAACTTCCTGATAAAGTGGAAGAATAGGGAGAAAGTGCTTAAGGACAGACTGTCATTGGGCACTTGGGCAGAGGTAATTCAGTAATACGTTTTGAAATAGCCTGTATTTTGCTATTATCTGGAATGTGCTGCACAAACACATTGATTTGGTTGGGCATTTATATGTCTGTTTCAAACAGAAATCAAGTGAAACTGTTATTTAGGCAAAGGCATTTGTGTAATATTACAACCTTGTTGATAAATTCAAAATATTCCCACACTGGGGAACGGCAGCTCTGTCTTTCTGGCTCAATCATGATACAGAAATAAACGCAATCTAATCGACAGTCCACAACGACGACGCTATACTAATACTACAACCCATTTGTTCATTCTTACAGTTCATTTGGAAGGGAAAGCCGCCAATACGTTTCAAATCTGACAAACCCGGTACTCGGCAAATCGAAGCAGTCATGTGATTCACTGCGGGAATGAAGCAGACGCTGCTGCGAACGTCATCATTCACGTGACATCTTCCGTAACAAAGCAAACTCCGGAGCTGTGGTTCACTTGAAAGTACTTCCGACTTTGAATCGCGTTTTGGAGCTTCGTAACATTACTAGCAGAAAGTCTGTTTGACTTGATCAGGATGTGAGTTCAGCAGGTAAGGATCCTACCAGGAAACATtacacatgtttgataagtgaaCTGTGTGgaattgcattgtattgttAAACTGTATGACTGTGTATATGATGATGTTGGTGAAATCTTTCAAGATGTTTATTCGATGCTCACAGATATGAATATAGAATATTCATTAGtccatgttttattttagtGTTGCCAGATAAAATCAACACCAGGTCACAAGTTAGACTGCTGCCACGCCTCATTTCACTGGTGAGATATGAGGAAGTCAGAAGGCCTGACAGCTGAACTTTGATCTGTTAACAAATgtgtacaaaacaaaaataattgacCAATAGCCTCCTTAATACAAAGTctatgttttatttgttcttaATGCTTAAAATTCTTCTTACTACATATGAAAGTACAGAGTTTTCACTTTtccatttttgccatttttttccacattgaaTTCCATAGTACAGTTAGAGAAGTGAAAGTGCAGTAAAAGTGCTTGCTCTGTGTATGTAGTGATGAAGGATAATTTATTAGGGGTCCAATcacgtagtgctggaaccctattgctggaattctttctttctttctttctttctttctttctttctttctttctttctttctgtctttctttggaAGGTGCTGAGTCCAGTCCATGTATCACTACCATATTGGATTttggccattttgaattattatAAAATCACTGTTTTTGCAAATCCTCCAAGGCCGTTCATCTGATTCATATGAAACTTGGTATGGATAATTGTGGGACCGTCCTCTTTAAAAGTTGCATAAAGGTAATTGATAGACAAagtggtttggcttttatcaacCAATGAACTTTCAACGAAACACGGGCTAGCACAAAATTGGCCATAACCCACTGACCATTTatctaatcaagccaaaatttgaaacaGATGTTGAGGAGTGTTGCTTGAGCATGCCCACAAAAGTTCTACTACTAGTGGgtgctacaaatgcaaaaagtttacATCTCATAATTGACGGCAtagatttttattcattttgttgccATGCTCTAGGTTCATGTCCAAGTTGACTTATGAAATTTGGAAGTGAtgatgaaagtgggcgtggcttattacATAATCAAATCTCCAtagatattaaaataaaaaattcataAACAATCAGCTGTATGTCCTAGAGAGATGGCATTTTCAGGACATCttggctgaagtgagataaatctttcatgcactggtacctacccccgattctgaagtcgcccccctctgtttattgcaaaaactgactgtgatcccatgcactgcacacaaaaaatggatttttgaaaTCGCCATACTTTCATTAGTAAACAGCCAAAAATttgtaatgatatcttgaaaactgagcgtacGGTAGACCAAAATGtccagctgcaaatagtttgatgaATTGACAATGTGACATGTTCAACATCGTTTTGATCAATCTTTATCAAACTAAAGATAAATGATGTCTGTACTCTCCAGACGATGTCTGAAAAGCcatgtttaaattgattaatggaGGACAGTtctaatattctttctgaggctttcaacaTAGGTTGGACCGTCTCAAAATgtttccactgttttttttccccctctccactctGCGCCCTAAAGGCACAGGTTTTCAGTGGAAAATTGTGAGTTCAAATCCAATGGATAACACTGTCACTCTAGGTTCAAATCTCTGACATGATATTTCTGACACTCATGACAATAGTGCAAAAGATATTCTTCGTAATAAGAACACCAAAGATCTCTAAAGTGCATCATCTTTTCAACCCATGCACTCGTGAAGTCATCTTGTGAGCTCAAATCCCAGGTAGTGCAACCAAAATACAACAGTTTCTTTAACAGCACTAACTTTGAAGCCAGGATCCACCAGGGCAGTGAAAAAACCAGCAGGTCcgagctgtgtgtgttgcaatgAAGTAGGAAGTACAATGTCTGCAATGTCTTATATCAAAGCTATTCAAACTATTTTAACAAGCAATtttacgttttggccaataacatcttctttccttccatccacccgtccatccatccatgtcaTCAATTACTTCATGAATAGGCTACTCACAGAGCAAGCAACTATAGGCCTATGAAATCTCGTTATGATGACTTTCATATCTCAAATGAAGTGCTCAAATGATGAAGAGTTGGAGAGTAAGTGAACACAGGCTGAACACGGAATGTGTTCTATTTCATTGTAGTGCTAATGAGCGTGAAAAGGTGCTTATATCCCCATAAAAAGAATGTTACTGTGTCCAAGTCAGCCTTATTGCCAAGGATAGGAGACCTCAAGAGAGATATATAGCATTAATAGGTTTCTCATCTCAGGGAGCAACGATGGCGATGCCTGTAAAGCTGCTCTTGGGAACTTTGGAGGATTTGGGAGATGAAGAGTTTAAGAAGTTCAAGTGGTTCCTGCAGCAGGCTGACATCGTGGAAGGCTTCCCAGCCATCCCAAAGAGCCGACTGGagaaggcagacaggcaggacacAGTGGATCAGATGGTGCAGACCTACAACGAATACACTCTGGAGGTGACCAAAGAGGTTTTGAGGGAGATAAAGAAGAATGATCTAGTGCAGAGTTTATCAAACACCAGCTCAAGACCCAAAGGTAAGTCATGGGAAGATTACAAAATGGGACATGTGAAAAAGATGGCACATAATGCAATCATGTAGCttgtgcagctttctcgagaaccgcgtgTGCCCGTACCGCccgtccgcttgtttattcaaagtttattaatattgaacgtgtcgcgtgtccaaattgcaccaaatccgacactgcaggtccttgggtccccagcagtacacccgccaagtgtgaagtcgatcggacggtTATTGAGATATGCGAcggactcactcactcactcactcacagacagagattcctcgctttatagttagataattatctcagaaaaacagagcagaattttattttatttttttaaatgctctgtttttctgaattaacaagataattatctcgttaattcaggaTAAGTTTCACGCTTATGTGCGTGATGCAACCCGATTTCAAAATCTGTTATGATTTTAAAACCCCTGTAATCTGAGCCCAGCTTAAGGATCTGCTTGTCCACCCACCAGAGCTGAATAGGTTCCATGGAGTTTGGAATGTGGATGAAACATAGGAAGGTTGTTGGACTGTAATAGCTGATTCTTAGGATGGACTTCGCTCCGGTGCATCGGTCAGAATGCAGTTGACAGGACCCCAGTATTCGTTCACTGCACTTTATTAACTTAGTTGAAGGCACAGCAAAGCAAAGGGCACTTATCCACAATGGAGAACTTAGTTAGATTTGTGAACCTGTGGTTCtgtaaacagaaaatgaaatcacaGAGTTGAGAGCATATATTTACAATAAGTAAGTAGGCTTCACATACTATGATTCACCCAAGTAAAAAGTATACACCTTCATAACTGAACAAATTAAGTAAATTACTCAATTTAACTTAATATCAAAGGCTTATACATTTACAAAGGCTGCCATCATCAAACAGAAACACCAATATAATATTTAAACACAATAGGCAGCAATTAAGGCAGTGAGATAGCACCACTGATTATTTTACAGAGTGAGATAAATCAAACTCCCATTGCCTACAGTCCTGTTACAGTGGTAACAAGCGCCCTCTAGTGGCGGAAAATCTACCATAAATTACCTTACAAGACGGCTCTAAATTGCCCCATTGTCAATTAAACAATGAATCTCACAAACTAAGCACACTAACAACGGGGAATACTAAGCAATATACAGACACTAATAGCAATCATTTCTACAATTATACAGTACAAGAGAGATTGCGGGAGAAATTGGTTATGCACTCAGCATGCTACAATCTGTCCAGACCGCATGGGTTAACGAGCAGAAACGGGACCGCAGCATACATTGTACGCAAATATAAAACTATATTACAAAGGCACACTTCACCAACCAAACTACGAAAGGGGATAATTATTCAGCACTTACGTTATCATGGACGCGCATGAACACAAATAAAGTCCACACAGGATTAATTAGACAGAGTGCAATTCAGGGTGCACATATCTGGGTCCACGGGGCTTGTGCGTCTTCCGACTAGAAAAAACTCCCACAATACTCTGCGGCTATGATGTCGTAGTAGTCTATCATAGGGCTGTTGCTTATAATTTCTGGGCCCTTTTTACAGTGGACATTTACCAGGAAATGTTTGCATTACTCATAATTATTATAACATCTTCTCATTGATGTCATATATTGTTTACTCATTCAGAGACCCTTGCTGAGTGCCAGTGTAGACTCAAATccaacatgaagaagaagttTCGGCGTTTGTTTGAAGGAATCACAAAATCAGGAAAGTCGAtacttctgaatcagatctacacagagctccacATCACAGAGGAAGAGACTGGAGAGGCCGACAATGAACATGaagtcagacagattgaaacagcatccagaaaaccagtgagaccagaaaacacaatcaaaagtGAAGATATCTTTAAACCCGTACCTGGACAAGATGAATCAATCAGACtattgatgacaaagggagtggctggcattgggaaaacagtcttaacacagaagttcactctggactgggctgaagacaaagccaaccaggatatacagttcacatttccgtTCACTTTcagagagctgaatctgctgaaagggaaaaagtacagcttggtgaaacttcttcatcacttctttactgagaccagagaagcaggaatctgcaggtttgacaagttccaggttgtgttcatctttgacggtctggatgagtgtcgacttcctctagacttccagaacaacaagatcctgactgatgttacagagtcgacctcagtggatgtgctgctgacaaacctcatcaaggggaaactgcttccctctgctcgcctctggataaccacacgacctgcagcggccaatcagatccctggagactttgttgacatggtgacagaggtgagaggcttcactgacccacagaaggaggagtacttcaggaagagattcagagatgaggagcaggccagcagaatcatctcccacatcaagacttcacgaagcctccacatcatgtgccacatcccagtcttctgctggatcactgctacagttctgaaggatctgttgaaaaccagtgagagagaagacctgcccaagaccctgactgagatgtacatccacttcctggtggttcagtccaaactgcagaatgtcaagtatcatgggagagatgagacagatccacactggaatacagagagcaggaagatgattctctctctgggaaaactggcttttgagcagctggagaaaggcaacctgatcttctatgaagccgacctgacagagtgtggcattgatatcagagcagcctcagtgtactcaggagtgttcacacagatctttaaagaggagcgtgggctgTACAAGGACAAggtcttctgctttgtccatctgagcattcaggagtttctggctgctgttcatgtcATCGTCTCATTCATCGACTCTGGTGTCAATCTGCTGTCAGAACCCTCCTGGTGGTCTACACTATTCAGAGACAAATCAGCAGTAAAATACCTCTACCAGAGTggtgtggacaaggccttacagagtccaaatggacatctggacttgttcctccgcttcctcctgggtctttcactgcagaccaatcagactctcctacgaggcctgctgacacagacaggaagtaacTCACagaaaacagtccagtacatcaagaagaagatcaaGAAGAATccgtctccagagagaagcatcaatctgttccactgtctgaatgaactgaatgaccgttctctagtggaggagatccaacagtacctgagatcaggaagtctctccacagacagactctcccctgctcagtggtcggctctggtcttcatcttactgtcatcagaagagaagctggatgagtttgacctgaagaaatactctgcttcagaggaggctcttctgaggctgctgccagtggtcaaagcctccaataaagCTCTGTAGGTGAAAAGATAACTGGATATATTAACTTTATTAAAATGTGATGTGAgtacaaaatggaaaacatttttaaagttgttgtttgtcttcatcactaattctccttcaggctgagtgactgtcagctgtcagagagaagctgtgaagctctggcctcagttctcagctcccagtcctctagtctgagagagctggacctgagtaacaacaacctgcaggattcaggactgaagctgctctctgctggactggagagtccacactgtagactggagactctcaggtcaggattcctcAACCTGGTCAACACATGACCATTTAAATCCTGCTTTACTTACAGAGTAACATCAGTGAATAGATTCCTAACCTGTGGAGGATTTTCTCTGCTCTTATGATTGTGGTAACAACCTTTCACTCTACTTTCTGTCCCCTATGAACTGTTTTCTGCTTTCTATCAGGATATTTCATGATTTCCCTCCTTGCTGTCTCTGTTGTTGAGACCTAAAATACCAAAAAGGATTTCTAAGATTCTGCAGCAAACTGATCCAAGAACTGCCAAACTGACCAAACTGACTTATCTAACATGTATCTTGTTTTAAACAGAAAGTTTACACTGA encodes:
- the LOC139910014 gene encoding protein NLRC3-like, with the protein product MTTPVELLLKTLEDLGDKEFKKFKWFLRQDDILDGFPAIPKSRLEKADRLDTVDQMVQTYSEYSLEVTIEVLMKINKNDLVQSLSNTSSAPKETLAECQCRLKSNMKKKFRRLFEGITKSGKSILLNQIYTELHITEEETGEADNEHEVRQIETASRKPVRPENTIKSEDIFKPVPGQDESIRLLMTKGVAGIGKTVLTQKFTLDWAEDKANQDIQFTFPFTFRELNLLKGKKYSLVKLLHHFFTETREAGICRFDKFQVVFIFDGLDECRLPLDFQNNKILTDVTESTSVDVLLTNLIKGKLLPSARLWITTRPAAANQIPGDFVDMVTEVRGFTDPQKEEYFRKRFRDEEQASRIISHIKTSRSLHIMCHIPVFCWITATVLKDLLKTSEREDLPKTLTEMYIHFLVVQSKLQNVKYHGRDETDPHWNTESRKMILSLGKLAFEQLEKGNLIFYEADLTECGIDIRAASVYSGVFTQIFKEERGLYKDKVFCFVHLSIQEFLAAVHVIVSFIDSGVNLLSEPSWWSTLFRDKSAVKYLYQSGVDKALQSPNGHLDLFLRFLLGLSLQTNQTLLRGLLTQTGSNSQKTVQYIKKKIKKNPSPERSINLFHCLNELNDRSLVEEIQQYLRSGSLSTDRLSPAQWSALVFILLSSEEKLDEFDLKKYSASEEALLRLLPVVKASNKALLSDCQLSERSCEALASVLSSQSSSLRELDLSNNNLQDSGLKLLSAGLESPHCRLETLRLSGCLLTEEGCASLASALSSNPSHLRELDLSYNHPGASGVKLLSAGLEDPHWRLDSLSVDHGGEQRLKPGLRKYACELTLDPNTAHRNLFLSEDNRKVTVEREEQPYPDHPERFDCWKQLLCRNGLTGRCYWEVERKGIVSIGVTYRGISRRGAGVDCVLGGNEKSWSLICSDHSYSVRHNNITKVIPSLSSSDSDRVAVYLDWSAGSLSFYRVSSDTLIHIHTFHSTFTEPLYPGFGIRFGSGSGSSVSLVR